ggaaaaagaaaaatgaaaacaagcagAGAAGTACCCCAAAGGAGATATCACCATCTTCAAACTTATAAGGTTTGTCTGCAAGGTCTTCATGAAACTCTACTAAGGAGTCCAGCGTCTCCTCCGCCAGCCTTTCATAGGTGGTCTCATTTAGAGAGCTGCAGGGGAAACCCAAAAGCAGCCACCCACGTCCTACTACCAACCGCTCCATTTTATTAACATCAAATCaacacatttcttttctatttaaatttttttaaatgatggaaaatagcTAACATGtacaaagtaaaaatttaaacCTCATGAAAAGGTTTACAGAGCAGTAAGCCTGTCTTGCCGATAGGCAGCCCCCATCCCCAGAGTCAACTATGAAGGACAGTCTCTTCTGTATCCTTCCAGaatcttatattttttaaatacacaacTGAAGCACCTTACAGTTTTCATCTACTGTGTCTTGGAAATTGTTCTGTATTGGCACATATAGATTttcacagtattttattttatgttatttattcaACCCATCTCCTCCAGTTGGacattgaggttgtttccatTGCCTTGGTTATTAAGATTTGTGTTGGGCAAAccacaaagggaaagaaaatatttgcattacaCGTATCTGTAAAAGGACTTAtttccaggatatataaagaattcccacaaattcataagaaaaagatatccaaatggccaatgaACATATGAAAAAGTACACAACTTTGTTAATcttcaggaaaatacaaattaaaaaaatcacagggaGATACCATTCTGGTTAAAATGAAAGAGACAGATGATATCAAGAGTTTGCCAGGAAGTGAAGCACCCAGAGCTTTCAGATACTGCTGATGGGCCAGTAAATGGGACCATCACTTTAGAAAACTGTTGGGCAGTGGCTACTAAAGTTGAAAACATTCATAACACCATCAATTCcattctgggtatatacccaccAGAAATGCATGCCCAGGTTCACAAAAAGACGTGCACTATACTAGAATGTTCACGGCAGAAGTACCCCGTGGCCCCAGACTGGAAACTGCCAAAGCACCCAATAGGTAACACAGTAGATAAATACATTGTGGTATActcatacaatgggatactataTAGCAAAATAGAACTGCCTATAAATATAACAATATGGACGAGTATCACAAACATAATGGTGactgaaagaagccacacacaaacATACTTATATTTAATGATACAgtttatataaagtaaaaaaacaggggctggccccatgacctagtggttaagtttgtgtgctcccctcagtggcccgggattcactagtttggatcctgactgcagacctacacaccgctcatcaagccatgctgaggtggcatccctcatagaagaactagaatcacctacaactaggatatacaactatgtacgggcgctttggggagaaaaaaaaaaaagaaaaaggaaataaagaagaagaggaagattggcaacagatgttagctcagggccaatcttcctcaccaaaaagcaggaaaaaaagggggggagatTATTTCAGTGATTATTAACAGtaatattaaaaaacagaaaaccaggcaaaactaatccatgCTATTGGAAATCAGAATGGTAGTTACTCGGGCGGGGAGGGGTTAATAACCAGGAGTGAGCAGGAGGCTTGCTATGGGGGGGTGGTAACATTTATTTCCTGAATTACATAGTACgttcagtttttgaaaatttaacaaGCTGTATATTTATGACTTGGAGACATTCCTGTATTTATActatctttcaatttttaaaaattgctataaatctatagagacagaaagtagattagtggttaccaggggttcagggaagggaggaatggggagtgactgctaatgggcacagggttttgttttgaagtgatgaaaatgttctggaattagtggtgaaagttgcacaatcttgtgaatttactaaaaaccactgaatggtATTTTTTAAGTGGTGAATTTTACGTTATATGAAccataacaataaaaatactgCTATAATAAACAACTTTGCATGCATTTCACGCCCCTGTGGGGATATATCTGTAGGTCACAAGATGTGTGCCAGACAAATTCCTCATCTGAGAGTTTCTAAGAGGCCTGAAGTAAGACAGCAGTGGCTGCTAGACTAATGCAAGACGTCCAGATTTGCCATACAACCACCCCCCTCCAGCCCATCACTCACCTCAAGGGTGCAACGGGGCCATGAGGGGCCCTGAGTATTGATTTGGggatacaaataaattttagtgaggaGGCGAATTCACAAGTACAGGATCCATGAATAATGAGGATGGACTGTAtttgtattttacagatgaggaaactgaggcacagaagggcaacttgcccaaagtcacacagatacacagacacaaagtggtggagctgggatttgaacccgagCTGTCTGGCCCCGGGGTGCCAGCCCCGAAGGAAAGAAACATACGCAGGGTTCCAGCGATGGAGGGGAGTGTTTAAGAACCCGGGGCTCACCTCAGTGAATCTCCCTTCTACTCAGGATCCTGGCCCCTCAAATCCTAGCTGTCTTGCTCTCTCTGATGCCGTCACAcgctgtttttctgttttgttttttgattttatatctttGACGTCTGTTCTTGCTGAGAGGTTTGGTCTAATGCAAGTTACTCACGGCCAGAAGTAGAAGTCTTTACTCAGCTGTTTTTAATCACAAAGGAACTGTTGCCAGAGGCTCCTGGCCTCATCTCTTACTTCTTACCCCGGATCTACACGCCCTGGGTAACTGCTTAACCTTCCaagcctccatttcttcctctgacAGCAGGGATCACGGTACCCACTGTGCAGAGGGGTTACGAGAATTAAACAAGAGGATGCGAGGACCCCAAACACAGGGCCTGAGGGGTTCAGTAAATGTCTGTTTTGAACCATGTCAACAAAAGTGTGGAAAGGCAGGAGGTCAGAGGCAAAATTTGGCCTCTGCCCAAAGGAGAAGCTTCCTGCATCTGCTTAAGGCAGGCAGACGGAATTCATGGGGGTGAGGAGCATATTATGAGTGCTCCCTCTGCAGCCACCCAGCAACCACCCTCCTGCTTCCAGGTCACCTGGAGCCCTCGGACTACCCATCCCTGGGAGGTGTGCCTCGCTTGAGTCTCCAGGGTTCAGTCAGTCCGAGAGCTCAGGAAAGGGCCGGCTCACGGTAGGCATGTGAGGAAAAATCAGATCCCAGTTCCCAAGCCTGCAGTCCCAGGTCAGGCCTGGAATCCCATGACCCCACTAAGGCCCACCCCTGGCAAAGCCTGGCCTGGGTGGCTAGCAGGCAGGCCAGCCTTCACTCCAGAGGTCCCCTTGTCACCCTGAGCCCTGTCAAACCACAACGCTTGAAGAGTCAATCAGTTCTCACCCGCTCCTGCAGAGGATGAACCGGTACAACTACTCTTGGCATCAAATGAGTTGAGTATTTGCTGGCCCCTCGCCCAGCAATGCCATTCTGAGGAATTCACCCAAAAGGACCTTCTGTCCACACACAGGAACACCCACAGCAGCACCGTCGGAACAGCAGCACGCTGGCATCAAGTGGATGCCACCAGGAGGAGGCAGGATAAAGGGTGATATGCTCACCCAATGAGATGCCATCCAGCagggaaaacaaataaatgacaaCTGTGTGCATCAGTGTCCAAGAGTTGCCAAAACGACACTGCACACAAGGAGCCTGTCACAGCAGAATCAACACAGCAAAGTGCTTTTTATATAAACAGCCCATGGTTTAGGGAGACATATATAGAAACTTGAAGAAAAGGTGGGGAGGGCCAACAGACTTCAGGACAGCAGACTCCTCCCAGGGAGGACCCACCGTCATGGGAGAGCACTAGGGCCTTCTGACGAACAAGCAATATTCAACGCTTAACCTGCTGGTGGGAACCTGGGAGTTTGTTATTAATGTTTAAATAATACAGATATTTTATATACACTTTTGTGCATATAAACTCATGCATGTTGTCTGTGgaagacaataaaaatgaatttaaaatgaattaggctggggctggccccatggccgagtggttaagttcacgcgctccgctgcaggtggcccattgtttcgttggttcgaatcctgggcgcggacatggcactgctcatcagaccacgctgaggcagcgtcccccatgccacaactagaaggacccacaacgaagaatatacaactatgtacggggggctttggggagaaaaaggaaaaaataaaatcttaaaaaaaaaaaatgaattagggCATAACCTACTTGCCAGGAACTAAGACCCAAAGGTCATGGGGTCACAGGTCTGGTCCCTCTGGGAAAATGAAGCCTTCAGAGGCAAGCAGCGGTGGCTGGAGCAGGAGCTTGTGAAGTTATACCAGAGGCGGTGAGGTCGAGTTATCTCCTCCTTGGAGCCACCTCCAGCATTAGAGGGGAAGGTTGGGGATGGTTAGAGCCCCGGCCACTGTCACACTCTGAGTGTGATCAGAGGCTGCCCAATGGAACCACCGTCCTTCCCCAGTCTCGGAGTGAGGTGGCAGGTTGAGGGCCGAGGGGCTGCACTTTCACGAGGCATTTCTGTGGATTCTGGGTTCTGATGAGCAGCTGGAGCTGAGAACCAACGACCAGAAGCTAAACATGCTCTCCTCCAGAGCTGTCACGCGGTAGCCGCCAGCCACACGTggccactgagcacttgaaatgtggctggatTTTAAACTTTActtaattttaagataaaaatgataCTCAATAAAGTTATTGGAGAATTTTAAATATGCTTGGAACAACTCAATGGTGTGAATTTACTTTTTCAattgtgaattttataaaatctaaatatAGATCAAGTATTCCCACAATAAATTCAATTTGACATCTGAATTCAGGTGTTCTGGAAGAGTGGAACAGATGCTGGATTTGGAAGGGTGAGTGcggaaaaagaatgtaaaatatctcattaatgtCTTTCAGTATTGATTACatgtttaaataatattttggatatactaagttacataaatgtatttttattctttttgcttttccagtGTAGCTACCGGGAGTTTTAGAATCCCGTGTGTGGCTCCCATTCTATTTCTGTGGGACAGCTCTGGAGAAGTAGAACAAGGGGCAGAGAAATAAGGATGAGGAAGAGGTCCCCCAGATGAACTCAGGTCCTGATGAATTTTGGAGAGCAAGGGACCTTAGGGATCAACCTGAGGACAGCTAaggtctcaaaaaattaaacaggatgATGGTCCCAGGTGCCATCGTCATCAATCCAACTCTGCAAGTATCGGAGATGTGCAAGGGAAATGTGGAATAGAGAGGTTAAATGAACGTGATTAATTTACCGTGCAAAAAGAAGCTGAACGAGTGACCTAGGTTGCTAACCACTTAGCACCCTCCCAACGACCCCTAATCCCCGTGTATGCCCAGTGCCCATTTCCTGGGTGCTAGCCCTGAGTCGGGCGTGCTTCTGAGTCAATTGCACTTAAAAGCCACCAGGTATCATCCAAAAAGTCACGCCAAATCTTGTCGCTCTTCTAATTAAAAACTGCTGACAACCCATGGTACCCACACAGGCAGGGGACAAAGTGCAAGTCAGGGCAGCTCCAGGTGAGAGCAGCACAGAAGGAGCAGCGTACTAAATGTCTGCGTTCTGTAGAGGGGCATGTGGGACCAGCACGGCCGCATCTGCCtgtttttccagagaagccaggaAATCCATTGTCTAGGTCCCAACTGTGAATGTTGGAAACAAATCCCAAAGTTTCTTCAAACCCAAGTGTAAGCCTAAAGTCCAAAGTGTGGAGCTCAGAAGACAATTTGGTTGGATTTCACATGCCTCCTTCATCACCCACAGCACATCCAGGGTACCAGCAGCTCTGAAATGACCTGGTCTGCCTTCCCAGCCTTTGCCCAGGCCCTTCCCCCGTGGAATGCCCTTCACCGCTCCCTTGCCATCGTCAAGGGAGACTGAACGTCACAGCCATCCTCCTGTGTAATCTTCCTCAACCCCACAGCCATTCTTTGGGCTCGTGGATTAACTGGGTCAGATATTCCTTTGCATCCCCAAGGGAAGAAAGTGGAATTAACTTTAAGTAATGAAGACATTATATGTTAAtccaatttaatcctcacaccagcTCCACAAGAGGGGTGTTACCCTTTATCTCctctttacagaaaaggaagccTGCCTCACCAAGGTTGCAGGCATCCCCCAGGCTGGTCACACAGCTCTGCTGAGAGGAGGAGCCAGAATTTGGAACCCCGGCCCCATCATTTTCCAGAAGCCCTGCTGCTCTAGCTACTGTACCCGGCAGCCTTGATATTTTCACTTCACTGGAAGGAAGCATTTCGTTCATAAAAGCCCATGCTTGAAAACATCGctcaaatattatatttatatactataatattgatatatactattttaatatgtatatatatttatataccatactaaattatataaaattacatatatgtatattatagtACCTGGTATATACTATTACTTAAATTTAAGTTTTCTCAAAGAGAAGTGACAAGCTTAAGACAACCACTGACCCCTCAGGACTGACCGCGTCCACCTTCCTTGCCCTTGCCCGTGTCCCTCCCGCCAATGCACTGCAGGATacaatctctctcttttcaccGAAGGCAGAAGCCAGTGCAAACATAACGGCGAGAAACAGAGAAGGGGGACACCAAGGCCGCGTGCCGACGCCCGGAGCCCGCGCCCCGCAGGTTGCAGCGCGCCCCCGCCGCACATGCCCCCGCAAAGCAGAGTGCATCCGCGGCCGTCCCCGCCGGAGCATCCCGAGCCGCCACCGGAGCATCCCGGGTCCCCGCCGGAGCATCCTGAGTCCCGCCCGGGCGGCCGCGGGCACCAGTCCTCTCGGCGTGTCCGGGCGTGCAGGCGCCGTGGTCCCGACGCTCAGCCGCGGCGTCCTTCGTCGGCCGCTGGGCCCCCGGCGCCGGGCTGGGCCGAACCCGGGGGCGCTGAGCGGCGCCAGAGCGTCCACATTCCGCTCGCGCTTCGCGGCCGGTCCGCCCTCCCGCTCGGGCGACGCCGTGGCGACACCTGGTGGCCGCGGGTCGGGGGCGCCGCGGCTCGGCTCCGCACTCAGGTCCCCTCTTCTGTCGGCTGTGGGAAAGAGCCAGAGGTTAGACCTCAGGAAGAACTTCCCAGCATTGCAATGTCTCTGCATTTAACGAAATTGGAGAGACTGCTTCGTGCAAAGCACGGGGCTTACCCCTTGGGCAACACACTGAATGTGTAACCAAGGTCCCTGACCTTAGAGGCTTCAGCCTAGAGACCCGCTGCTACGGAATTCTATATAGGAAGGATTTGGGAGCTATACGGTCTTGCTGTGAACTGGATGGGGTGCAGAGCTTGAAGCTCTTTGGCCCCAGAATAGGTTATAGCAGTTAGGGGCATGCAGACAGGACTGACTGCCTGGTTTAAATCTGAATTCTgcccactttctagctgtgtgaccagtgggcaagttaattaacctctctgtgcctcttctgtaaaatggggtttaTAAAAGTTTCTACTTCATAGGGATGTTGCAAGGATAAAATTAGTTAATCTATGTAAAGTGTTTTGGACAGGCCCTGGACCCTGTtaagtgcacaataaatattaagttgttaatacattttaaaagaaaattttacttaGGTTGTATAATTGCAAGGTGAAAGGTTCTTTCATATTttggtggtttgttttgttttgttttggtttggtttggtttgatgaggaagagtcaccctgagctaacatctattgcctatcttcctctattttgtatgtgggctgctgccatagcatggtggctgatgagtggtgtatgtccatgctGGGATCCAAacgcaggctgccaaagcagagtgcactgaacccaaccactaggccacaggctggccccttttgTATCTTATATGTGCTTTAGAAAATGTCAAATGTGCATACCACAGAGAAGATAGAAGGTGCTAAAGTTCTTCCAAAGCCACCTTGGCACTTTGTGAAAGGTGGAGATGAGACACATGTCTAAATACTTAGGACACTAAGTTAAAGATGACACCAGTGTTAAAGAGGAACACAAACTAACGGTGTCAGCATTGAGTGGGAGAGTATGTACAGCTAAAAGAGGAGATAATCAAGGAAGTCTTCATGGAGGAAGTGGCATTTGCACAGGGCCTTGACAAACAGGGTAGAGGAGGTGGGACTGGCTATCAGAGAGGATGTCCAGGGCATTCTTTTGGATGAGAGACATTCTTCTGCATTCTAAGCAGCCATTTATTGTGCACCTGTTATGTATATGCCAGGCTTGGAGAAACCATTTCCCCCTGTAAAGTGTCTGGAGATacttttgattgtcacaacttggCGGGGGTAGGGGCTGTGTGTGCTACAACACTCAACACAGAGCCACACACATTAGCAGCCCTCAAAAAATACCAGCCATAcacgggccagcccagtggcacagtggttaagtttgcacactctgctttggcggcccggggttcactgcttcggatcccaggtgtgtggacatggcactgcttgtcaagccatggtgtggcaggcatcccacatagtaaatagaggaagatgggcacagatgttagttcagggccagtcttcctcagcaaaaagaggaggattggtggcagatgttagctcagggccaatcttcctcaaaaaaacccacaaaaagcCAGCCATacaggggtcagcccagtggcatagtagttaagttcacatgctcactTAGGCAtccctgggttcgtgggttcagatcccaggtgcagacctacggcaccgctcatcaagccatgctgtggcagcatcccacatacaaaatagaggaagtttggcacagatgttagctcaaggccaatcttcctcactagaaaaccaaacaaaaacaccaGCTGTACAGATCAAGGAAGACAGGGCCCTGCCAGACAAGAGAAGGGGTGGGCTACCTGTCTTGGTCCTTCATCTTCATTCCAGTAAGTGCCTGAAAAGATCTGCATCCCATATGAAGAATCTCTACCTTCCTCAAATCAAGTCATTAAATACTCCTATGCCCACACAAGAAGGTATAATCCTGTGATCTAAAAAATTGCAGCCCATGGAATTAAGAAGAACATTTGTTCCACGGTGTGTGAAGTTACCCATTGTTAGGAGAGGCACTGGTTGCCATAAATGTCTCTAATGGAATAAATGGGGTATTAACGAGGTATAAGTGGAGATATTTAACTGAACTGGTTCCTTTTGTAAAATCAATGTTCCGCAAGCATTGCATAAACTTCATATGTTGAATCTCTTTGCCTTGGAAAAGCAAGTATATGGTCCTCTGCACCGTGTCCCAGTGCAAGTAATTATTTTGGTGTTTAACCTCAGATAAGGTTCTTTAAGGCCCCGGTTATTGTTTGTACCTATGCATGAGATCCTCTTCAAGGCTGTGAGGCTCAAGAGATTTCATAGTCACATCATGCAAACCAGTCACCAAAGTAAGCAGTGGCATTGGactcttctcttcttttaatcTGATCCATTAAACTCTCCATTGTCTGGGGGCCAGTGtcagtgtcgcaatccaatgtacacatcaggatagatgcggagagggctgatggccactctgagtttattataaccagcgtttcaatatatacatagcttacagctgttaaacatacacaggtgttctggacaatgtaattagcaaatgccaagaattcttagtgatttctcaaggagccctcccttggcctctgttttgatattatcatgttattgccgTGCTCATATATTTCATCTCGGAGCATGCAAGTCCTCCTAGGcaacagcccctcctgctcccgatattatgtctccatctgtgcccccaggtgaccgatgcctggcttaggttgcctccccctggaggtcttacccgtcattggctaaccagccttctcacctcAGGGTCACAGTTAGTTGGCAAGCCTTTTcaagtgattattaacccttcctgtgtcaggggtggCTACAGCCAGCCACGTGGCTGAgtaggttaagtttgcatgcttgcTTTGGCGGcacggggttcaccagttcagatcctgggtgcagacctacacactgctcatggagccatgctgtggcagtgtcccacatagaagaactagaatgagttacaactaggatgtacagctatgtgctggggctttggggagaaaaaataaaagaggaacattggcaacaaatgttagctcagggccaatcttcctcaccaaaaagccaaaaagaaaaatcctctcCATTGTCTTTCTTTTAGCActctttgataatttttaaaacctattcAGTATTGATAAGCTCTCTTCCTCACAGTTCCTATTGATGCTTTTCATCTTAAAACAATCTATAGGAACAACATGGGTAAAGAATGTTTACGCTGCTTTAGAGTTACCAAGTATTTCCACTCACAATGGATCTTTACATTATGATTTGATTCTCCAGCAATCCTATGAGATTgatattgtctccattttactgatgaggaaactgaggcccagagaggttaaatgacgtGCCCAAAGCTACCATGTGTAGGCAATAATACATGATGGAGCCAAGAGTAAAACTCAGATCTTCTGACTTCAATTCTGTGTACACCCTGCGTGGAATTCCCTGTTGCTTTCTCTCTTGAGTCCTGTGTGGTTTTTATCAAGCATTCAGTTCACGAtgaatgctttcttttgttctcctTTCATCACCTGGTCTCTCAGATACCTCGGGTCTTCCTGATTGATTCAGCAGTCACTGTTCCTCACCTGGCTGCAGAAAGTGAGACAAGGCTTGATTGCCACAAGCTGGGCCACTGGGGGCCAAGCATCCTCACTCAGATCCTGACAGGTGGCTGGGCAGAGGCAGACTCAGCATTACCGAGCCCTGGTTTTAGTTTTCAACAAGTACGTGAAActaaaataaaccttaaaaaacCTAAGGGGGCCAACAGCTTTGCACCAGAGAAACCAAGGGTGGGCCTTCGGGTTTCTAGGATGGCTTCAGTGTGCCGATGTCCAGAGATGCTGAGATGGGTCAGAGGACCGCTAGAAGTTCATCTTTAACAatgattccttttctctcttcaacCTTACTTGAAGTCTTTTTGTTTACCTTCAAATAATACGCTGCTTTGTTATAGTGCTACTTAAGAGAGAAGTTCCGGGGCtgtctggtggtgcagcggttaagtttgcatgttccacttcggcgacctggggttctctggtttggatcctgggtgcggacatggcaccgcttggcacgtcatgctgtggtaggggtcccacatataaagtagaggaagatgggcacagatgttagctcagggccagtcttcctcagcaaaaagaggaggattggtggcagatgttagctcagggctaatcttccaaaaaaaaaaagaggaaaagaaagaagttcaAATCATGTCTCCCAATTCACTAGCAGTTTGAATCAGCAAGTTGACTAAATTCTCCAAGCCTCAGGTTATTAAAATTGTTGTTATTtgattgaggtcataatagtttataacattgtgacaTTTGTTGAAAATTCAAAAGCAGAGTCAGGTCCGCATGTTTCATCAGAGAGATTCACGATGTGAGTGATGACATTCTCTCTGTTTCATCTACTGACCAGTGGTAAATTTCAGCAGGCGCTTCAATGGGCTTTTATTGATGTCACTTCATAGTTCCTCACGATAGGTCTGAGACATCTAGCTGGATGTTATTGTTACCAC
The window above is part of the Equus caballus isolate H_3958 breed thoroughbred chromosome 23, TB-T2T, whole genome shotgun sequence genome. Proteins encoded here:
- the LOC138920397 gene encoding uncharacterized protein, whose translation is MQRHCNAGKFFLRSNLWLFPTADRRGDLSAEPSRGAPDPRPPGVATASPEREGGPAAKRERNVDALAPLSAPGFGPARRRGPSGRRRTPRLSVGTTAPARPDTPRGLVPAAARAGLRMLRRGPGMLRWRLGMLRRGRPRMHSALRGHVRRGRAATCGARAPGVGTRPWCPPSLFLAVMFALASAFGEKREIVSCSALAGGTRARARKVDAVSPEGVQLDATSSVKPSWMLQADTTVPSLSGTLRMTL